Proteins from a genomic interval of Mycolicibacterium grossiae:
- a CDS encoding ABC transporter permease: MAGTVEALWTYVDEHRAQLLFDSYQHVSAVVQSVLIATVIGVAIGVAAYRSRWASDLATTTSSVILTVPAFALLGLLIPLFGLGVITSVTALVLYSLLPIIRNTIVGLNAVDPALIDAAHGIGLSRLQTLRRVELRLVWPSILSAMRLSTQMSMGVLAIAAYVKGPGLGNLIFAGLARVGSPTALPMALTGTLLIVILALALDAALVLLGRLTTSKGIQ; the protein is encoded by the coding sequence ATGGCGGGCACGGTGGAGGCACTGTGGACCTACGTCGACGAACACCGCGCGCAGCTCCTGTTCGACAGCTACCAGCACGTCAGCGCCGTCGTGCAGAGCGTGCTGATCGCCACCGTCATCGGCGTGGCGATCGGCGTCGCCGCCTACCGCAGCCGCTGGGCGTCCGACCTCGCGACCACGACGTCGAGCGTCATCCTGACGGTCCCGGCCTTCGCGCTGCTCGGTCTGCTGATCCCGCTGTTCGGTCTCGGCGTCATCACCAGCGTCACCGCGCTGGTGCTGTACTCGCTGCTGCCGATCATCCGGAACACCATCGTCGGCCTCAATGCCGTCGACCCCGCGCTCATCGATGCGGCGCACGGCATCGGCCTGAGCCGCCTGCAGACGCTGCGCCGGGTGGAGCTGCGCCTGGTGTGGCCGTCGATCCTGTCCGCGATGCGGCTGTCCACCCAGATGTCGATGGGCGTGCTGGCGATCGCGGCGTACGTCAAGGGGCCGGGGCTGGGCAACCTCATCTTCGCCGGCCTCGCGCGGGTCGGCAGTCCCACCGCGCTGCCGATGGCGCTCACCGGCACCCTGCTCATCGTCATCCTCGCGCTCGCGCTCGACGCGGCGCTGGTCCTGCTCGGCCGCCTCACGACGTCGAAAGGCATTCAGTGA